The Spinacia oleracea cultivar Varoflay chromosome 2, BTI_SOV_V1, whole genome shotgun sequence DNA segment ACACTAAGACAAAGACTCGTCATGATTAAAAAGTAAAAAGCTAGCTAACGTAACACACGCAAACACAAAACCTTAATTAGCTTACAACTTTTAGGAAGATCCACCACAAAGCTAGCTAAGTCACTTGATCAACACATGACATCCTTGAGAAGTTTGTAGCGACGATGGGCATTCGGGCGAGGCGACGGTACGCCGGAGTTTTTGGGAGTTCCAGAAGAAGCGGCGCCGTTTTGTTGTTGATCTTGATGTTGCTTGATTCTCTCTCCTGACGCATATTCAGAACGGATATGAAGACTATTATTATTACGATGATCCATTGATGACGACGATGATGACGACGATAATGATCTCTTGTAAGATCCACTTTGATGTTTGTTGGTTGTTGAGGAGTTTTTTCCTTCACTCTGACACCAATCGCATAACTCTAACGATTTTGTGttggttgatgatgatgacgacgATGAGAATGATGGTGATAATAGTAATTCCTGTTTGCCGTAGTTGTAGTTGCTACAATATCTgtgtatcaaacatgaaatCAGAGCCTTATATACATATTTATTATcactttatatatataaaaaagaacactGCAAGCTCGACAAGGAGAAAAAGAGGAGAACATACAGGTGTTGGAAGCGAAAGCGACAACGGGAGCACTGGAAGAGCTTGTCAGCGAAGCCAATATCACCACACATGCAGCATACTCGATCTTGATCCGCCATtgtttttaggagagagaaacaacTGAGTGGTTGAGAAAGGAGAGTGAGTAAGAGAGAGAAGAgaaccaaaaagaaaaacaagaaaTGGGATATGAGTCGGCGTATCGATCTCAGTCAAACCTCCTAAATGTGTGTACACCAACGATATTTATATTACAAacatttttgctttttttttatttattattaaacagattacttttttattttactCCCTCTATTCTTATTTACTTcctcaatattttaaaaaatatacacTTTCACCCATACGTAGTTTTAGAAGAGTaagttaaatttattaaaataaaataaaaattgtgtagtgggtgaattatttattacaccctccatttctttttgtttgttacgtatttcttttagggtgtttcacaatgtttgtttcGTGGAataatctttccttttataaaacttATTATACAGTCATTTTTTGTGccagcttttaattttaattggttcaattttttcaaatcattaaatttctttacaattttccaagtatgttaagtAGCAATCTGTGTGTTTTTCTATTATTAGTGTactttaataaataattttattggttgttgtaatgattaatatattaagattttcttggttttatttacgaaagaaacggagggagtattaacgaaagaataaaaaagaaaaatattttataattatatATAGTACAAATAAGTTGCAGAGGTAGACCACAGGTTGCTTGCAGTCGTTTTCGGTTGGGAGAATGGGGCCCAAGTTACAGAGACAGGCAAAGAGTGGAAGGGAATTTAAGATGTGaaccggattttttttttcatttttttctttccttttctttctcgATTTAATGTGTTCTAGTTTTAGGAGTGAACCACATCATATGGACAattcaaaccaaaaataaaaataaaaataaatcatatGTCAACGCATGTCCACAGACCACAGTCCACTCCATGGTCTACAACTTCATTCCCATTATGCGTATAATCGTGCCTCATTCAGCTCAACCCAATCCAATGTCATTTTTTATATGACTTGACTGAAAAGAAAATGTTTAGTAAGCAATAGATAAGGTATTGGTTGTGTGTTATAGGATTGGAGTACTACTATTCGGATCAAATTAAGATGATGCTTAACAAGTTTATCTAAACTGACGTACAGAATAAGTATCAATGGTCTGATGCTCGGTCCAAAATCATCCACCTTATATACACATCGATCCATATACTATTCTCCAGCCTCGTAATCTCGTATACCAAATATATGCATGACTGCATCAACCTCAATGACGACGGATTAATTAGATTAAAAACTACTTCGTACTCTGAAGTAGTGAACTAGTGATGCCTATCAACTTAATTTTTAGATTAAAAACTACTTTACTTTGTACTCAATAGCAGTGAACTAACTAGTGATGTCACTGTTTGATGAACatattatgattttaattaatatgtaattATTAGTTTTCGAAATTTTAAATTCAAATCATTGAATATTTCTAATTGGAAAAACATTGCAGTGATTAATATATTAAGAAAATATCGGTAAATGGTAAAAGAAATATTACCataaatggtaaaaaaaaatagCATGCAAAAATCTTATCAAATTTTCACTATATGAGACTAGCTAGGTTAGGGCTTAGGGTTAAAAACGGGGTAGGGGTAAAGTTTCCCAGAAGGGGAGGGCGACTAAAACagtgtttgaattttgaagtcAACTTAAATGAGATTTTGGAATTGGTCACAAGTCACAACTTGTCGTATACTTATCTACAAGTACTACATGCAACTATGCAAGGTTAGCTTGAGAATCAAGGAGTAcgtgtcttgccttgttgagTTGTTGGTAAGGGAATCCATCTTCAATATACGGATTAACTGGCTAGACACAACAGTAAAGTAAATAACTCTTATTTTTATCAATTTTGCAAATTTTAACGAAACCATAAGTAATTATGATAATCATAATAAGTTATTAAAGCCGACAAGATCTTACAAAATCATATAATAATACGGATCATAATTTGTCATTGAAAAAACGAGGGGTAAAATAGCTATCATTTGATTAATTAGTTGCTGAcgaattataataaaattataagtaataaattttttatagGAGAGTCAAAGTTTTTGTTAGTAACACCATGATTAATTAGTTAGTGTGGGTCTGTGGGAGCatgtaaaaataaataacataaataatACTCGCAGCCTCGTAGGAAGCTAAGATGGTGTGCTAACTGCTAAGGTTTAGTGTAAAGTTGTTGTGGTCACACAAAATCATATGGTTGCATTATACGgaatattataaatataatGAATAACATATAATCATATATAATTACATGGATAAGCCTGACGTGAATCTCCTTTTTTAGCCTTCACTTATCCAAAATTACGCTCGGGCATACTCACCCTTGGGGTCTGTGCCTTTGGCAATACCAAAAACAATCCTAAAAGTACTCTAACAGTAAACGTATCGACCAAGTACTGTATAAAACTATAAACTACTCCGAATAATAAAGTGATTCAGTCGCCTCGTATTACTCAAAATTGTACCTCAATCCTTATTTATTTACCCCCTTATTCAACACTCATTTACCCTTTTACCTTCCCATTCTAAATTGGACCACCACCAGCCAGCACCCCTGTCCACCACCGTCCGGCCAGCACCGCCACCAGTACGTCGCCGGTGACAAAATAGGTAGTAGTTTACATGGCATAGTCTACAAGTGAAACGTTGAATTCACAAGAGGTATTTTATTTATCCGAATTTTTTTCCAGAAACTTATGTTTTTCAAGCTTGTACATACCGTGGTAcaagcttatgaattttaagcttgtaccgtggtacaagcttaaaatcaTAGTACAAAattatgagtttttagcttcgaccatggtatagacttatgcagtttaagctcgtaccatggtcggagcttaaaattcataagtctataAGAGTAAAAATGTATTAATACAGAAAAAATGTGGACGATTTTAGCGTACACGGATGTAGAATTACAATACATAAAAGTTATCGCTTAAATATTATAACGATATAATGAATAAAGTACGTAtaagttatttttgttttttaatattcctcaatatattttttcctttaacAAAAATTATCCATTCAAAATCGCTCATAATATATAAAGATAACCATGtaacttttaaaagtttttTCCATAAAAACTAATTTCTCCGGCCAGGGGTGTCTGGGTAGGCCATGCCCCCCTAAGAATTAGTTATATACTCCGCAATTAATGTTGCAGATAAATATCTGAAACTAAGCTAGCTGAGTTGGTAGCAAGTATTTGACTTTTTGATGCAAGTGGGatgcacaaattcttatttacaatgggtgtacaataaatattgtacaccagagtaaaagttaactcaaaatgcttaaaagttaagcgcatatatgtaaaagttatctatttttcagtgataaattttttcattttagtaaaacttatttcttcaagctaactaataatgtataaaattaatcatctaaccctttaaaatatttatatattaatttttttttactaatataaaagttaatcaaaactaagttagagttacaaaaaaaagggttaaagttACCAAGTGTTgtgtaataaatttattgtacaccttgtgcgcacaagaccttttgagtGTGATGAAGTTTAAGGTTCGAGCTCCAACACTTGATtgtattattttcttttaaaattttatttcgctcaaatacattttatttttcatGATTATAAGACATTTAGATATTATTTGAACGCTATAAATAACTATGACATTGGAAATTGAAAGTCGATGTACTGTTTTATTTTGATACTTAAGATATAAATTGCCCCCCTAACAAAATTTTTGGCTTTGCCCTACAGAGTTTGGCTAAGGGCCTAATTGGCTATTCGTCGACTATGTTGAAGGTTGACCCGAAACTATATAGTGAAGTACTACGTATAtactcctatatatatatatattttttaataggtaagaagaagaGACTCTAACTGAACTAGCACCTAGCACATGTAAACCAGCCCAGCTCCGCAGGTAAtcgcttgagccactcccaagcattacgcagttgatggggctcgaacttgtgacctccaagtcacaaggtgagttccccaccaactccaccaacttatgttggtaACGTATATACTATATACTCCTATATGCAACCAAGTTTTAAAGCTTAGACATGGTGGTGTATTGTATTCATAATAGTGTACATGAAGCGTTAAATAGGCAAATTGTCTCCTCAGTTTTCATAGACTCTCTGCTGATGGTTTTTTTTATGCTAATTGAAGTATATGAAATTATGAAGTATGATGCCATGCTAATTGCTATGGATCTCTGCAGCCTGATTATGGGATTCTGTATCTCACATTCCTATCAAAACTTAATGTAACATTTTAATCATGTTATTCTGATGATTCCAGATCTGAGTTTACAATTAAGATGTCTCGTTATTTGTACATTAATTAAGCCAATAATCATATGGTAATGATGCAAACTGTTCTCAGATCAGCAAATTTCTGACAAATACACCAATTTTAGAAACACATTGAGAATCTTCAGTTTTATTTAATTAAGGTACAGAACTTGTTCTTCCACAAAGAATAatataaaactttattataacaAAACTCAATATGGAGTATATATGACCCTAACTCGATAGCTTAGTAGTACACACGAATTTGATGACACATGTCTCCGGTACGACCAGACCGGACTATCTAGCTAATTCATGATCTACGATCTTGTTAGTATATGCCTTGAATCGGTTAAGTTCTCTTAATGCAACGCCTCAGCACAAGGCCTAATTCTTAGGCTTTTTCGCATTCGTTTGGAGAGTAATATAAACTAGCTCTTTAGGTCGATCATAACGTAGTTGTATTATGTAATCTGTATTCCTCAAGGTGGATAAACATTTTATCTCCTTTGCATGTGGACGTAGTTAACATATATATTATTAGTAAACCACATTAAATCTTTGTGTTCTTTATTTACGTTCTTGATTGTCTTTCTTGATTCCGTTATAACGGATACGTTTGCTACCTCTATTCCTCGGATCCAGTCATGTTCCAAACACTAGTAAAAGCTAAAAGACGTGCAATGGGTTTGTGGGTGGAGAAAGAGGAGGATCTAAGTAGGACAGAGTATATGACAAAAGCATTAAGATCGACACCCACTTAGATTAATGTAGTAGCCTAGTAGGAATAGTCAAACCCCACTTACAAAAATGGATGAAAAGGCCATATCGTATACTCCTTGCTATTACTATTAGTACCAAGTGATGATTCAGTGATCAGCAGTCAAAAAAGTCTTTGATCCCATTAATGGGTATTTAATAGCCTCTCATCATCACCAACAAAAAACAGTACCCATCACATAATCACATACTAGTAGCATTACAAGACAACATGTACCATTCCTTAGTCAATTGACATATGTATGCATGCTGTAAGAGCATAATGTATGCGCTTTATCTTTAAAGAGGTATGTCAAAATCAATTTGTACGTATGGATATTTGTTTCTCTCTTTTGCCTTTACAGACAATTTAACATGAAAATGACAAACTTACACTTACTTAGCTGTGCTCTTGCAATGACTATCGGATTCGGTTGTAGTGGTGTCAACAGGTGTTGTCGTGTTGGTGGTGGTGTTTGTGGTGGCAACATACATCGAGTGTGAAAGGAAGAAGTAAAAGTGAATGGTGTTTAACGCTACACTTTTTATCCGTGCCTGTCGACTTTATTCTTTCATTAAAGTTACACAAAATACATACAAATTAATTGGTATTACCAAAAAAATGTTGGTGAAAGGGTCTAAAAAAAGACTGTTAGAACAAATCATACTTAATTTTGTTATTAGAACAAATTTTGAAGACTTTGGATTTATATATTAGGCATAATTAGTGCTTGGGGTTCAACATTGTTAGTATGATACACCAACCACTTAGCTACTTAAGGTAGGGTCGAGTGTTTAACTAATCTATCTATTATAAACTAATTTGCAAAAAGTAAAACTTGACGGAAAGTAGATATTTGAAGAAAAAACttactactacctccgtttcagaaagttctttacgctttggaaaatgtgtccaaagtataaaatttgaccgtaaattctcacagTTATATACATTAAAACATTACatataagatcttgttagattgttggtgatgataaaggtcgcaatcttacgtgtcatagtttaattggtacatataggcgacaCGTAGGATATGCGTCAGcggaatatttttactatcaatgcaatatttttactatgaaaatttgtaaataaggtactcgatataaagaaggaaacaaattagaatattaagattttactACCTTTTTATTAACATATATAATatgttatatattttatatattttagtttccaatttaaatcatgacacataagcatgccgtgtcatcattgtgacacggcttaaaggtcgcatgttgcgacctttatcattttcgcacggaatgtattttcagaatatcaattttttataattttttcgcatacgaaattgaatatattagtagttaaatattgcattggagtccgtgcaaatagtgactataaagatctttttgaaaccgAGGTAGTAATTAACAACAAGAAGACAGGATAATTAAGATATGATACCATCTTCTCTTGGGTTTGCTTAGcttaatttcaacaacaataAATCACGTCTAGATAAGGGTTTGAGAAATCTAGACGTACTCAATCTTACACTAAACGAATTACTCCGTAATATTATTTGAGAAAATGTACCAAACGGCATCTACTACGGAGTGGATAACCTTAAAACGACAGCAGGCAAACAGTGAAACGAGAGTTGACAACCACGTAAGATTGCTGGCTCAAAATGCTTGCTCAATCACCATTAAGCAATCCCCAATAGCTTTTCGAGTGGTGGGGAGATGATGATATATACTGCTGGGCAAACTACACCAGCACATAAAAGTGTGGAATGCTTGTTGTTTGTTGTCTGGGCCACCTTTTTTCATGCGACTATGACTAACCACCAAATTAAAGTATATACTTTACTATATAATGTCACCTAAACCATGACATTATTACATTGTAGATTGTCCTGAAAAACATTGCTATACTGTagggctttttttttttttttttttctatcaggATGCTGACTGCAACCCAAAGAGGGTCCTTCAAATCAGATCTGACAGCCGATATGTCAGGCAATACATTATACACGTATCCGTATGGCTGCCGCCTGCCGACGGGTTACAACCTATTTGTGGGACTCTTAGAGTTTTACAAGTCCACAAACTTAACTCAAACACCTATTTATGGTCCCCCACCCATCCAAAGATAATCAAAAATGTCAGACAGCAAATTCAGGTTGATTCTATGCTAATATGGGTGATTCTGTGTACCATCATGGTTTAGATTGACCATTTACACTGCCAACATGACAGCAAAAGCAGAAGTATTCAGATATGAGATGGTTTGCAGTGTGGAATAAAGGATTTTTGCACTTTCAAAGTAAAAAAAGTAGAACTTCTATATAGGTCAAGTGAAGCTCAATCTGACATGCTAACCATTTTATTTCATCAGTACTTGAAAACAGTTTAATTTACATCATTTACAGTATATCCTTTCCTAGAAGAATTATAAACTTACAGTAAAGCAAAGTGAGATTACATACAAGAAGTCGTGGAGCATATAACGAAACTATGCTTGTTTAGTGTTTTTCGACCTCATTCTTTCCATTCATAAGGAGCTCGATCAACAACTAAGTAATCTCCACGAATATCCTTGGCAACTCGAATGTCATCATCCAAATAAACAGATTCAAACCTGGAAGACACATTGGAATAACCAATTATTTAGTATGTCTAAATACATTTCAAGTCTACAAAGGAGATTTCAATTGGCAGAAACAAAACACCCTATTGGAAAATCAGACatgcctttttctttgtttgcaTTAAAGCATAAGAAAATATCGTGAAGCCTTTTAAGATACCACAAGAGGTAAGAAGGGAAATTGGGCAGTGTCACCTCAGAATGACTTAGAAGATAAAAAGGTACTTTTACTTTATAAGTTGTAACTTATCTCCTAAGACACGTCCGATTAGAGAGTTTAGAAACCAAATCATCCATCTTTTAAGAACAGTTTACTATTTTAGTCACTTCAAACCTATTTAGGTCAATTCACTAAGATCACCAGTAACCCTTAATCCTTATTCTACAAAATGTTTGTGTTTTGGACCCTTTTGGTACCTTTCTCACTATACCCACTTGAAGAAGTTCACATAAGCAAGAGCTACTTATGTTCTGCTTCTACCTATTTCCTACTCCTAgttcaaaccctaaaaaaacTATAAAATCCTATGCAGGTGTCAGCAAATGCCATTGCTTAAGGAACAAgaggagaaaagaaaaaacagaaaaaatacAAACATGTAGATAGCTTGTCTTCCTTCAAGAATCTATTAACAGATCCATCATCTATGAAACCTTATTGATGAGATTTAAAAGCATGGCAACATTACAGATCCAATCAATCAACAGTTTGTCCATCCGCCTATCTCTTTCTTTCCCTCCCCCTCTCTGTATGGAAAAATCTGTAGAGAGATGGGAAAGTTTACCACTAAACATCTGAAAGATGTAAACAACTAGCTCTTCTCATGTAAGAGATAACCGAAGAACACAAATTTGTGGCAGCAAAACAGTATAATATACTAACACAATTTACAGTTTATACTAGGAAAACAAGAACTTAGAGGTGGGATCAGAAGTTCACTAAGGCGCTTTGCAGCTGCTTTTCCTGATAAATTTAACACCTTACACATTACAAAATACTCAAATAGTGTCATCACGATAAACATTGCAGCTTGTCATTGACATTTGGTGTAGGCTTGTAGATCTAGATGGCAAAGGCGTTTTTAACACTGATCATAATGAAAACGGCATTGGTATAGTGAAAGTTGTAAATTGTTAGAGCTCGCATAGTAAATTTGGCTTCTACTAGATAATATGAAATTGATAACTcacaaataataaaatattatggaaataaacaaacaaccacTTAGAAGGAAATAATAATTGTAACTTAAGAAAAAAACATCTCTGAAAATTTGACTAACTATTTTGATGTGAATTTAAATGAATTTTGTACATTACACTTCTACATATTTATAATgacttaaaactaattaatcaATGGTTTACGTTGTTTCTATAACAACCTGTAGTTTACGTTAACAATAGAAAATCCTTTTTATTCTCTCCATATATTTCTCCCATCCTTTCACATTTCTCACAACTCTCCACCTCGTTCATAATTTGAATAACATTCAAATTTTGGATGAACAAATTGCGTAATCTGTATCGTTGCACCATTCTGATAATGATTGCGTACATATCCATTGACCGGGATCAAACCAATCATAGTTCTACTTATTTCTCCCTGTAATGCCTAACATGGGACGATGTTGAAACTTGCTTCCTGGCACAACTTTGGTTAACATGTATGCACATTCATAAGAGAAATACTACCTTCATCTATGACATTTCGAACAAAATGATATCCCACATCTATATGTTTGGTACGAGCATCATGAACCTGATTCTTAGTCAAATGAACACATAAATTGGAATGCTACAACATGAGCATCCCCAAAAAATGTGAATGTTAAACAACTACAGTGCATCCTATATAACTTCACGAGCACTTGAAAATTTGAGCAAAATTATTGACAAATTATACTCACCATCCTTGCCCAAAGGGTGGTAAAGGAACCTCCCAATCCTTTCCTCGCAATACAGCACTCGTAAACctgggaaaaaaaaaaccatgccacacaagcattacaacaacaacaacaaaaaacgtGTCCATGGTAATGAAACCTTATCCAAActtggtgtttttttttataaatttgcatgGTAATGGATGATAatgaaaatttatgaagaaaaagtaGATAATTTCGAGTGATCTAGCATTACCCTGGCAAtgaatattgattttccttacaaTATACGATTATATTctacttattttgtctgaacatATCTTATATGTACTTATTTTATCTAagtttatctgaacttatttcagctagttatttgtgtgtgaaaaactgaaaatgattgaaagaaacttattttttctgatcttaTCTGGATTTATTGAGTTGAAACAAAACTATGTACATACAAATTCACTCCTCCTAACACTATTTATGACCGGCTACCAAAAGGTCTGCAAAATTTTTAACTGCCCTTcatttccttccaattcctcaATTCACAAAGTCACTAACCAAACAAAACTAATTTTGTCAAGTCCTACTAATTTCCTTCTTACCCTTCTAATCATCTTTCAAAAACAATCACATTAGCTACTACTCTGTGATATCCAAAGCGGGGAAAATGTAGTACATCAAAATTCAGACAAACATAAATTAAGAAACCTCAAATAAAATTAGGACGTAGTACTTGATTAAATTTACCTAAAATTCACTCTTTGTGTGGAAGCAACCTCCATACTCGATCTAACGAAGAAAACCCCAGATGGGGGAAAAGTGATGACATTATTGAGCATAAGATTATCAACATCGATAACTTGAAGAACATCCCCAACTTTTGTACCAAAAACCCCAGAATTTTTTATGATAAAAAGCTGTTCTTTTTCAGTAGTCCAACGCATTCGCCAAGTCCCAGAAAGGGAATTGTCAGTTGTGATAAAATCTTTGCCCAGAACAGCAAGGGAATCGATTGCGGCGATAATTTGGGATCGGAGATTAGGGTTTTGTTGGGTTTTAAGGCCGCGATCTTGATCGGAAATTAGGCTGAGGAGGTGGGTTTTGGCGGCGAGAGATTGggatgaggagagagagaatttAGGAGATTTGGGGGAAATTGAAGGATTGGAGATTGAACAAGGGTTTAAGAAGGGTTTAACGGAGAAAAAAGTGTGGGAATTGGCGGGAAAATGGAATAATGTGGCCATTGATGAGGCCATAAGAGATTAAgaggtagagagagaaagatagtGGCAACTGGCAAGAAAAGAAGTTGGCCGTTAGAACTTGCGGTTGAGCTTGAGCATTGAATCACAGATATCCACatttttttgtccttttctGGAAGTTCGCAACTTACCGTAATGTTTACTCCGTGTCTATTTAGGCTCAGCCTCTGTTCTCTTCAGATAAATTCGGTTAATataaatttagaaaatataaGTTGTTTTAGatactctctccgtatttatttaagagatacacttgatcgggcacgggtattaagaagaagaattgaatgaaataaaataataaagtaagtggggttggatagatattttaataattaaacaagtgggaaccatgtcattttggtgggtggggggtggggtgggtttataaaattatttgtttaataggatggtgggtgatatagtaaattagatgtattatttaattagatggtggggttgacaagttactaaaaatggcaagtgtatctcttaaataaatacggccggaaaaggcaagtgtatcccttaaataaatacggagggagtattttcaaacaaataagtttattcagacaaaatcttatttttttttcagataaatgagtttagataagttcaaataatttcatataatataaagttcagacaaaataagtctaataaaatAAAGCCTAATGACAAGGGAGATAGGCAAACTTAACAATTGAGTTATTGTAAATTTGGTGCATACTAGACTTTCTCACCAATCATGTTTATAGAGAGAGGAAGTGAAGTTTATTCCTCTTTTGTTTGGATAGAAAATTATAAACTTAACTTATTGAATTATCGTAAATTTAGTGCACACTAGATTTTCTCACTAATCAAGTTTATAGAGAGAGGAAGTGAAGTGCATGCTCTCCTTTGTTTGGATAGAAAATTATGGAAGTGAGATATGGGAGGGAAAGGACAAGGAAGGAAATTCGTTCATTCATTGTTTAAGAAACAAATTGCTCCAACTTTTGGAGATTGGAAACTTATCGATGGCTATTGGAAGAAAACACACATTAAAGTACATGTTCCTGTTCCTGTTCCTGTTCTACTTATAAATATTGATGTGGGATCATACGACTATAAGAGGAAAGAAAACCAACCTATCAATAATCATATTACGACGTAGAAACTTAGGTGTTGGTTAGCAAACATGTTAGTTCAACCGCCTTACTCGTACAACTGGGTAAGGCCGTAAGGGCACCGGCCAATCTTCCATGACCAAATGTCAGTGCGTAATCTTTTCAGAAGCATAATATTTGCATACCAATGAAATCAACATTGTCTGAAGAGAGTTGCAACATACTGCAGATTTGCTTAAAGTAAAAAATCTAAGCAAATCCTGATTGCTTAGATGAACATTTGGTACAATATTCTGTCAGACAAAATTTTGGTAATCGACTGTATATAATATCCAAATATAGGGTGGAGGAAGCAGGAGACAGGAAGAATTGATCTCACACCCAGATCCTGTCGACAATCTTATTAACAAGTTGTCAGATTCGATACCACAGCCACACAGGAAGAGCTTTCTCATATGGAAATCCCGTAATTGCTAATCTTAGTCACTTCCTTTGCAAGTACTTTTCGCTCCTCTTTTGCCTCAGCAACTATGTTCTTAATCTGCAAAATATAcacaatagaaaaaattaaaacaatagaTTTATAACAATACTAAAGATTGGGGAATTCGCTCCTCGAGTTACCAGTTGTTCAATAAATTTTGTGCTAAGTAACAAGGGATCACTGGCAGGACAAATTTTCCAGCATATAGTCCACAACAGTTTAGTTTCtatatttaaaagttattttCCATTTAGATACATGAAGGATTTAAAATGTAAGAACGATTTATTTACGCCAAAATTAAC contains these protein-coding regions:
- the LOC110788966 gene encoding uncharacterized protein; the encoded protein is MADQDRVCCMCGDIGFADKLFQCSRCRFRFQHLYCSNYNYGKQELLLSPSFSSSSSSSTNTKSLELCDWCQSEGKNSSTTNKHQSGSYKRSLSSSSSSSSMDHRNNNSLHIRSEYASGERIKQHQDQQQNGAASSGTPKNSGVPSPRPNAHRRYKLLKDVMC
- the LOC110788991 gene encoding probable plastid-lipid-associated protein 11, chloroplastic; amino-acid sequence: MASSMATLFHFPANSHTFFSVKPFLNPCSISNPSISPKSPKFSLSSSQSLAAKTHLLSLISDQDRGLKTQQNPNLRSQIIAAIDSLAVLGKDFITTDNSLSGTWRMRWTTEKEQLFIIKNSGVFGTKVGDVLQVIDVDNLMLNNVITFPPSGVFFVRSSMEVASTQRVNFRFTSAVLRGKDWEVPLPPFGQGWFESVYLDDDIRVAKDIRGDYLVVDRAPYEWKE